Proteins co-encoded in one Aspergillus luchuensis IFO 4308 DNA, chromosome 6, nearly complete sequence genomic window:
- a CDS encoding homocysteine S-methyltransferase family protein (COG:E;~EggNog:ENOG410QE7V;~InterPro:IPR036589,IPR003726;~PFAM:PF02574), which yields MAKTPILILDGGLGTSLQDHYNITFSSDTTPLWSSHLMISDPKTLLSCQRDFTTTAAVDVLLTATYQVSPEGFQRTKTPSHPSGIPRASIAGYLRTALDVAEQAVQDTSASVALSLGPYGACMIPGQEYSGKYDGEHDDEEKLWRWHTDRLGLFDDEAMEGKGLRERVKYIAMETVPRIDEVRAVRRAVWSSKGFCEGVPFWVACVFPVEDKDTLPDGSTVDEVVEAMLLPIEGGATPWGIGINCTKLHKLPKLVGLFGDAVGRLLREGRIQERPALVLYPDGTQGEVYNTATQTWEKVQDKSGTADSRPWEVQLSQVVNDAAATGRFSSILVGGCCKASFNDIKRLREQLRQE from the exons ATGGCAAAAACACCCATCCTAATTCTCGACGGCGGTCTCGGCACCTCCCTCCAAGACCACTACAACATCACCTTCAGCAGCGACACCACCCCGCTCTGGTCCTCGCACCTAATGATCTCCGACCCTaaaaccctcctctcctgccAACGcgacttcaccaccaccgccgccgtcgaCGTCCTCCTTACCGCCACCTACCAAGTCTCGCCCGAGGGTTTCCAGCGCACAAAAACCCCCTCGCACCCGTCGGGAATCCCCCGCGCCAGTATCGCTGGATATCTCCGCACAGCGCTCGACGTTGCCGAACAAGCGGTGCAGGATACTTCGGCCTCTGTGGCGCTGAGTCTGGGCCCCTATGGCGCGTGCATGATCCCCGGGCAGGAGTATAGTGGGAAGTATGATGGGgagcatgatgatgaggagaagtTGTGGAGGTGGCATACGGATCGGTTGGGGctttttgatgatgaggcaatggaggggaaggggttgCGGGAGAGGGTCAAGTATATTGCGATGGAGACGGTGCCGAGGATTGATGAGGTGAGGGCTGTGAGGAGGGCTGTGTGGTCTTCCAAGGGGTTTTGTGAGGGGGTGCCGTTTTGGGTGGCGTGTGTTTTCCCGGTCGAGGATAAGGATACCTTGCCTGATGGGAGTActgttgatgaggtggtcGAGGCGATGTTGTTGCCCATTGAGGGGGGTGCGACGCCGTGGGGGATTGGAATCAATTGTACGAAGCTTCATAAGTTGCCCAAGTTGGTTGGGTTGTTTGGGGATGCGGTGGGGAGGTTgctgagggaggggaggattcAGGAGAGGCCGGCGTTGGTGCTGTATCCTGATGGTACGCAGGGAGAGGTTTATAATACTGCTACGCAGACGTGGGAGAAGGTGCAGGATAAGAGTGGTACGGCTGATTCG CGACCCTGGGAGGTGCAATTGTCACAGGTGGTCAATGACGCTGCCGCCACTGGACGGTTCAGCTCGATCCTCGTGGGCGGTTGCTGCAAGGCTTCGTTCAATGATATCAAGAGGCTTCGCGAACAGCTCCGCCAGGAGTAA
- a CDS encoding putative C2H2 finger domain protein (COG:S;~EggNog:ENOG410PQPA;~InterPro:IPR013087), with product MSTQRFPTRVPCTYKECSGVFTSVGEMKRHKVNEHDYCSRCDEDFQDDEYLLLHKIKSDKHIVCVVCGIDFRSEGGRDLHTRQQHRTPQTLTCYGCGQKFKMAGAMVNHVESGDCPNIPLSSLLQEQSKRLLFREALKTGNEGESAEPDCQDGGVHIDQDLLEMDPDNEATQSVVGGVSGLSLDDNIPEPKSKSSIASPSSVRETREQSASAGKIARPSSPSPGPSNSFGIDHLDAGYTLRALDRNWDPTVYFSSFHGKFICPCKAEFSSMRDFEEHVVTKTNQNRGIQCPGCLRIFRTAAALVAHCESASTRCKVNRGLQFSQVINDISGGLVRSVGLFADGSVEYGPGTMGPKQVTYEKEQRSLMD from the exons ATGTCCACTCAACGATTTCCCACCAGGGTGCCCTGCACCTACAAGGAGTGCAGCGGTGTCTTTACATCGGTaggggagatgaagaggcaCAAGGTGAACGAACACGACTATTGCAGCCGTTGCGACGAGGATTTCCAGGATGATGAGTATCTTCTGCTCCACAAGATCAAGAGTGACAAGCATATCGTGTGTGTAGTTTGTGGTATCGATTTCCGCAGCGAGGGTGGTAGAGACCTTCATACCCGTCAG CAACACCGAACTCCGCAGACCCTGACCTGTTACGGCTGCGGACAGAAGTTTAAGATGGCAGGTGCCATGGTGAATCACGTCGAGAGCGGCGATTGCCCAAATATCCCCTTATCTAGTCTGCTACAGGAACAGTCAAAAAGACTCCTCTTCCGAGAGGCGCTTAAGACAGGTAACGAGGGTGAGAGCGCTGAACCCGATTGCCAAGACGGCGGAGTCCATATTGACCAGGACCTTTTGGAGATGGACCCTGACAACGAGGCCACTCAATCTGTCGTGGGCGGGGTGAGCGGTCTATCTCTTGACGACAACATCCCGGAACCGAAGAGCAAGTCGTCGATtgcttctccgtcttcggTTCGCGAGACGAGAGAACAATCAGCATCTGCCGGAAAGATCGCGAGGCCATCGAGCCCAAGCCCAGGCCCAAGCAACTCCTTCGGCATTGACCACCTTGACGCAGGATACACTCTTCGGGCGCTGGACCGGAACTGGGACCCTACCGTATACTTCAGTTCCTTCCACGGCAAGTTTATCTGCCCCTGTAAGGCTGAATTCTCCAGCATGAGAGACTTCGAGGAGCATGTCGTAACGAAGACCAACCAGAACAGAGGCATTCA GTGCCCTGGATGTCTTCGCATCTTCCGAACGGCGGCTGCCCTGGTGGCTCACTGCGAGTCGGCCAGTACTCGATGCAAGGTGAACAGGGGGCTTCAGTTCAGCCAAGTCATCAACGATATCAGCGGGGGACTGGTCAGGTCAGTTGGTCTGTTCGCGGATGGTAGCGTGGAGTACGGGCCTGGCACGATGGGTCCGAAGCAGGTAACATATGAGAAAGAGCAGCGCAGTCTGATGGACTAA
- a CDS encoding putative amino acid permease (COG:E;~EggNog:ENOG410PIBX;~InterPro:IPR004840,IPR004841;~PFAM:PF13520,PF00324;~TransMembrane:12 (i59-79o85-112i124-146o158-179i191-211o246-267i287-306o340-365i385-404o416-440i461-481o493-512i);~go_component: GO:0016020 - membrane [Evidence IEA];~go_component: GO:0016021 - integral component of membrane [Evidence IEA];~go_process: GO:0006865 - amino acid transport [Evidence IEA];~go_process: GO:0055085 - transmembrane transport [Evidence IEA]): protein MHQSTTVTMEDEKIRQYGYGGPQVVNYDDEAPPLKGELELNVGGRGATQRRLKNYQVSMIGFCGGIGTGLFVGTGSAYADAGPAGLLLAYIVIGFVLWCVMQSIAELATLLPTAGSFPHWATRFIDPAVGFSLAITYGYCYTIAIASEVSASAVIVGYWTDITPAVVITVGLVLILAINLMSVRFYGESEVIAGAIKVLCFVGLVFVAIVITSGGGPNHQTIGFRYWHNPGAWTNYNGITGPTGHFLGFLSAFVNASFSFVGVETVVITAAESVDPHYSIPKAARRVTYRIAFFYILGALLIGLIVSPTNKDLVSGSGNANSSPWVIAIKQAGISALPSIVNACILISAWSAGNSYCWVGSRMIVAMTTDRQLPQVFGRVNKMGVPYVAVITSWLFGPLAYLSLGSGGPAQAFNWLLNLSTIAGLIAWATLSFCYIRFYSAMKAQGVSRDTLPWKSPFQPYTAWVGFIGSTIITLVAGFPVFLKGNWSTSDFFASYVGIPIFIVPIILWKVFNRTKFQRSANIDLWSGRLQEGEIVIREGGPKTRVRRFVDWFF, encoded by the exons ATGCACCAGTCCACCACTGTCACCATGGAGGACGAGAAAATCCGCCAGTACGGATACGGTGGTCCTCAGGTGGTCAACTACGACGATGAAGCTCCCCCGCTCAAGGGTGAGCTGGAGCTCAACGTCGGTGGCCGTGGTGCTACCCAACGGCGGCTGAAAAACTATCAGGTCAGCATGATCGGGTTCTGTGGTGGTATTGGAACCGGTCTTTTCGTGGGAACAGGCTCTGCATATGCAGACGCAGGTCCCGCTGGCTTGCTGCTGGCCTACATCGTCATTGGATTTGTGCTGTGGTGTGTGATGCAGAGTATCGCAGAATTGGCTACCTTGCTGCCCACAGCGGGATCGTTCCCTCACTGGGCCACTCGTTTCATCGATCCGGCTGTCGGCTTCTCCCTCGCTATCACATACGGTTATTGCTATACAATCGCGATTGCTTCAGAAGTATCCGCTTCTGCGGTCATTGTTGGTTATTGGACAGACATAACACCAGCGGTGGTCATTACGGTCGGGCTGGTGCTGATTTTGGCTATCAACCTGATGAGCGTACGCTTTTATGGTGAAAGTGAGGTCATCGCAGGCGCTATCAAGGTCTTGTGCTTTGTCGGATTGGTTTTTGTCGCTATCGTCATCACCTCTGGTGGCGGTCCTAATCACCAAACCATCGGATTCCGCTACTGGCACAACCCGGGCGCCTGGACGAACTACAACGGCATCACTGGCCCGACCGGACACTTCCTCGGATTCTTGTCTGCCTTTGTCAACGCGTCCTTCAGTTTCGTCGGTGTTGAAACAGTCGTCATCACTGCCGCCGAATCGGTCGACCCGCACTACTCCATCCCCAAAGCTGCCCGTCGCGTGACATACCGTATTGCATTCTTCTACATCCTCGGTGCACTTCTCATCGGACTCATCGTCAGCCCTACAAACAAAGACTTGGTCTCCGGTTCCGGCAATGCCAACAGCTCTCCTTGGGTCATTGCCATCAAGCAAGCCGGGATTAGCGCTCTGCCGTCTATAGTCAACGCCTGTATTCTTATATCGGCTTGGTCTGCAGGCAATTCCTATTGCTGGGTAGGATCGCGCATGATCGTGGCCATGACGACCGACCGCCAGTTGCCGCAGGTGTTTGGCCGGGTTAACAAGATGGGCGTGCCATACGTTGCCGTCATCACCTCCTGGCTTTTTGGCCCGTTGGCGTACCTGA GTCTTGGCTCCGGCGGTCCGGCGCAAGCTTTCAACTGGCTTCTCAATCTGAGCACCATTGCTGGCCTAATCGCGTGGGCGACACTGTCCTTCTGTTACATTCGCTTCTATTCCGCCATGAAAGCGCAGGGCGTCAGTCGGGACACTTTGCCCTGGAAGTCGCCCTTCCAGCCATACACGGCGTGGGTGGGTTTCATTGGCTCAACGATCATCACCCTGGTGGCGGGTTTCCCGGTGTTCCTCAAGGGTAACTGGTCCACTTCGGACTTTTTCGCCTCGTATGTGGGCATTCCTATCTTTATCGTGCCGATTATCCTCTGGAAGGTTTTCAACCGCACGAAG TTTCAGCGCAGCGCCAACATCGACCTCTGGTCCGGTCGGCTGCAGGAGGGCGAGATTGTCATTCGAGAGGGCGGGCCCAAGACCCGTGTGAGACGCTTCGTGGACTGGTTCTTCTAA
- the POL3 gene encoding DNA-directed DNA polymerase delta POL3 (COG:L;~EggNog:ENOG410PGEC;~InterPro:IPR012337,IPR025687,IPR036397,IPR043502, IPR017964,IPR042087,IPR006133,IPR006172,IPR023211, IPR006134;~PFAM:PF03104,PF14260,PF00136;~go_function: GO:0000166 - nucleotide binding [Evidence IEA];~go_function: GO:0003676 - nucleic acid binding [Evidence IEA];~go_function: GO:0003677 - DNA binding [Evidence IEA];~go_function: GO:0003887 - DNA-directed DNA polymerase activity [Evidence IEA]), with translation MPEAVAMPQKRVLGDASNNPRGVATDPSALKKRRIENGPAAAMKPPTNGQRRVPGSSQPQKSQFEAEVLEKLTQDINGLKDSNSEKDQQWERPPLGEFDPSTENICFQQIDAEEGTIMGGKTAVRLFGVTEAGQSVLLHVTGFQHYLYIAAPVNFTKDDCEPYRAFLESRVGQFQPTIQSVQITMRENIYGFQGNQKSYYLKITVTDPKFISKVRSALEQGGAQSLNYKGLWNNSDGGILTFDSIQYLLRFMIDTDISGMSWVEAKAGKYRLFQQHEKVSNCQIEASVDYRDLISHPPNGEWAKMAPLRILSFDIECAGRKGIFPEPNHDPVIQIANVVTRYGESKPFIRNVFVLDTCSLIVNTQILEFKDEAKMLMAWRDFVQKVDPDVIIGYNIANFDFPYLLDRAKHLKCTGFPYWTRLNGVQSQSKETNFSSKQMGNRDTKSTNTNGRIQLDMLQLVQRDYHLRSYTLNSVSYEFLGEQKEDVHHTMITELYNGTPDSRRRLAVYCLKDAYLPQRLMDKLMCLVNYTEMARVTGVPFNFLLSRGQQVKFISQLFRKALEQQLVIPNTKSNDEQDYEGATVIEPVRGYYGVPIATLDFASLYPSIIQAHNLCYTTLLNKNSVERLKLVKDEDYIVTPNGDMFCTAKVRKGLLSQILEELLSARKRAKKELATETDPFKKAVLNGRQLALKISANSVYGLTGATVGKLPCLPIASSTTSYGRQMIEKTKQEVEARYTIANGYSHDAKVIYGDTDSVMVKFGVDNLEEAMKLGQEASEYVSSKFLKPIKLEFEKVYFPYLLINKKRYAGLYWTNPNKYDKMDTKGIETVRRDNCLLVQNVIETVLQKILVERDIDGAQDYVKDTISDLLQNKIDMSKLVITKALSKDAYTAKQAHVELAERMRKRDAGSAPTLGDRVAYVIIKGAGGSKNYERSEDPIYVLENNIPIDTKYYLDNQLANPLGRIFEPILGEKKASQLLTGEHTRAISVAAPTMGGLMKFAKKTQTCLGCKKPLSGKEEAEGAVCAYCRPRLGELYTKSLTKVSDLEVRFGRLWTQCQRCQGSLHCEVICSSRDCPIFYMRMKAKKDVEDAQKELSRFDNDAGAW, from the exons ATGCCTGAAGCCGTCGCCATGCCCCAGAAGCGGGTTCTGGGCGATGCATCAAATAACCCTCGTGGTGTCGCAACAGATCCCAGTGCGCTCAAGAAGCGCAGGATAGAGAATGGCCCTGCCGCCGCTATGAAGCCCCCGACAAATGGCCAGCGCCGAGTTCCGGGCTCCAGCCAACCCCAGAAGAGTCAGTTCGAGGCGGAGgttctggagaagctgaCCCAGGATATCAACGGGCTGAAGGACAGCAATTCGGAGAAGGACCAGCAATGGGAGCGACCACCACTGGGTGAATTTGACCCGTCTACGGAGAACATCTGTTTCCAACAGATCGATGCGGAAGAGGGGACAATCATGGGCGGCAAGACTGCCGTTCGACTGTTTGGTGTGACTGAG GCCGGCCAATCGGTCCTCCTCCACGTTACCGGATTCCAACATTATCTCTACATCGCTGCGCCCGTGAATTTCACCAAGGACGACTGCGAGCCCTACCGAGCTTTCCTGGAGAGCAGAGTCGGACAGTTTCAACCTACGATTCAGTCAGTACAAATAACGATGCGAGAAAACATCTACGGGTTCCAAGGCAACCAGAAAAGCTATTACCTCAAGATCACAGTTACGGATCCTAAATTCATCAGCAAAGTCCGGTCAGCGTTGGAACAAGGCGGTGCCCAAAGCTTGAACTACAAAGGTCTCTGGAACAACTCTGATGGTGGAATCCTTACGTTTGACAGCATCCAATACCTCCTCAGATTCATGATCGACACGGATATTTCGGGCATGTCTTGGGTTGAAGCAAAGGCTGGGAAGTACCGCTTATTCCAACAACACGAGAAGGTGTCGAATTGTCAAATCGAGGCCAGTGTCGACTACCGAGACCTTatctcccatccacccaacgGCGAGTGGGCTAAGATGGCCCCGCTGCGCATTCTGTCGTTCGATATCGAGTGCGCTGGACGAAAGGGTATCTTCCCTGAACCGAACCACGACCCAGTCATTCAGATCGCCAATGTCGTAACGCGTTACGGAGAGTCTAAACCGTTTATTCGTAATGTGTTTGTTCTGGATACATGCAGTTTGATTGTCAACACTCAAATTCTGGAATTCAAGGACGAGGCGAAGATGCTCATGGCCTGGCGCGATTTCGTGCAAAAGGTGGACCCGGATGTCATAATCGGCTACAATATTGCCAACTTCGATTTTCCGTATCTATTGGATCGCGCCAAGCATCTGAAATGCACTGGCTTCCCCTACTGGACCAGACTGAACGGTGTGCAGTCGCAAAGCAAGGAAACCAACTTTTCCAGCAAGCAGATGGGTAACCGTGACACGAAGTCAACGAACACTAATGGTCGAATCCAACTCGACATGCTTCAGTTGGTACAACGAGACTATCACCTGCGAAGTTATACCCTGAACTCGGTGTCTTATGAATTCTTGGGCGAACAGAAGGAGGATGTCCATCACACAATGATCACTGAGCTATATAACGGAACTCCCGATTCTCGACGGCGTTTAGCTGTCTACTGCTTGAAGGATGCATATCTACCGCAGAGACTGATGGACAAGTTGATGTGCTTGGTCAACTACACCGAAATGGCAAGAGTGACGGGTGTGCCCTTCAACTTTCTGCTGTCACGCGGTCAGCAAGTCAAGTTCATCAGTCAGCTGTTCCGCAAGGCTTTGGAGCAGCAGCTTGTCATCCCGAATACGAAGTCCAACGACGAACAAGACTACGAAGGTGCTACTGTTATCGAGCCTGTCAGGGGCTACTACGGTGTGCCTATCGCAACTCTCGATTTCGCGTCCCTATACCCGTCCATCATCCAGGCCCATAATCTCTGCTACACAACGCTGTTGAATAAGAATAGCGTTGAAAGGCTGAAGCTTGTAAAGGATGAAGACTACATCGTGACCCCTAATGGCGACATGTTCTGTACCGCCAAAGTTCGCAAAGGCCTGTTGTCACAGATTCTGGAAGAACTGCTGTCTGCACGTAAACGTGCCAAGAAAGAGCTGGCCACTGAGACTGATCCGTTCAAGAAAGCTGTCTTGAACGGACGACAGCTCGCTCTAAAGATTAGCGCAAACAGTGTGTACGGTCTCACAGGTGCCACTGTCGGAAAGCTGCCCTGCTTGCCTATCGCGAGTAGTACAACCAGTTATGGACGACAGATGATCGAGAAGACGAAACAGGAGGTGGAAGCCCGGTACACCATCGCGAATGGTTATTCTCATGATGCCAAGGTCATCTACGGTGATACTGATTCGGTCATGGTCAAATTTGGCGTTGACAACTTGGAGGAAGCTATGAAGCTTGGACAAGAGGCGTCCGAATACGTCTCGTCCAAGTTCCTGAAGCCGATCAAGCTGGAGTTCGAAAAGGTCTATTTCCCGTATCTTCTGATCAACAAGAAGCGGTACGCCGGACTATACTGGACGAACCCCAACAAATACGACAAGATGGATACGAAGGGTATCGAAACCGTTCGTCGCGACAACTGCCTGCTGGTTCAGAATGTTATCGAGACGGTCCTACAAAAGATTCTGGTTGAGCGGGACATTGATGGGGCACAAGA CTACGTCAAGGACACCATTTCCGACCTTCTGCAAAATAAGATCGATATGTCGAAGCTTGTGATCACCAAGGCCTTGTCCAAGGATGCGTATACGGCGAAGCAGGCACACGTGGAACTTGCGGAGCGCATGAGGAAGCGTGACGCGGGTTCAGCACCCACGCTTGGCGACCGTGTGGCATATGTCATTATCAAGGGTGCCGGAGGGTCCAAGAACTACGAAAGGTCCGAGGATCCGATCTACGTCCTTGAgaacaacatccccatcgACACGAAATACTACCTCGACAACCAACTAGCCAACCCGCTCGGCCGTATTTTCGAACCCATTCtcggagaaaagaaagccagCCAACTTCTCACCGGCGAACATACCCGTGCCATCTCCGTGGCCGCGCCAACCATGGGCGGACTGATGAAGTTCGCCAAGAAGACGCAAACCTGCCTGGGATGCAAGAAGCCCTTATCCggcaaggaagaagcagagggaGCCGTGTGCGCTTACTGCCGTCCCCGCCTCGGCGAGCTCTACACCAAGTCGTTGACCAAAGTATCAGACCTTGAAGTCCGGTTCGGACGACTCTGGACTCAATGCCAGCGGTGTCAAGGCAGTTTGCACTGTGAAGTCATTTGCTCGTCCAGGGATTGTCCTATCTTCTATATGCGCatgaaagcaaagaaagatGTGGAGGACGCGCAAAAAGAACTGTCTCGATTTGATAATGATGCGGGTGCATGGTAA
- a CDS encoding uncharacterized protein (COG:S;~EggNog:ENOG410PNHN;~InterPro:IPR027417), translated as MTMTATTPPRRVFLISVPRSASHLLLKIVDIHNQPKFLTNEQGGYFFFPAFAPAIHGGYADKPLNEWTEAQKEEIKASFHGCVSSLEEYSERAQNADKAMFIKEHAYWFMNPAVMHELMTGTEDPELFKTFQLHLSESSYGPNSFSPSNKTVLPDEYLRSWQVAFIIRHPALAWASMYRAMTKIKGFGGMGDKEFMGVWKTNTTLRWTRMVYDWCLEQQGGALPVLIDADDVTHNPAAVKRFCELTGLDPEKIQYEWSEERVKGTGPGMHDTENKHYEMQIKINCVMRSTVDASSGIVKDKTPSGPIDVAVEVEKWKAEFGDEAAQLLHEAVLESLPDYEYLKERRIVV; from the coding sequence aTGACCATGACTGCCACTACACCACCCCGTCGGGTATTCCTCATTAGCGTGCCACGCTCAGCATCCCATCTCCTTCTGAAGATCGTGGACATCCACAACCAACCCAAGTTCCTGACCAACGAACAAGGCggctacttcttcttcccggcCTTCGCGCCCGCCATCCACGGCGGATACGCCGACAAGCCACTAAACGAGTGGACAGAGGcccaaaaagaagaaatcaagGCATCATTCCATGGCTGCGTCTCGAGTCTGGAAGAGTACTCGGAACGGGCACAAAATGCGGACAAAGCCATGTTCATCAAGGAACACGCATACTGGTTCATGAACCCGGCAGTGATGCACGAACTGATGACTGGAACAGAAGACCCAGAGCTGTTCAAGACGTTCCAGCTGCATTTATCTGAGAGCAGCTACGGACCCAACAGCTTCTCGCCCTCGAACAAGACCGTCCTGCCGGATGAATACCTCCGCAGCTGGCAAGTAGCGTTTATCATCCGACACCCGGCTTTAGCATGGGCGTCGATGTATCGCGCCATGACCAAGATCAAGGGCTTCGGAGGGATGGGCGATAAGGAGTTTATGGGGGTGTGGAAGACGAATACGACGCTGCGGTGGACCCGCATGGTGTATGATTGGTGTTTGGAACAACAGGGTGGTGCTCTGCCTGTGTTGATCGATGCGGATGATGTTACTCATAATCCGGCTGCTGTGAAGCGGTTCTGTGAGCTCACGGGGTTGGATCCTGAGAAGATTCAGTATGAGTGGAGTGAGGAGAGAGTCAAGGGGACGGGTCCGGGGATGCATGATACGGAAAATAAGCACTATGAGATGCAGATCAAGATTAATTGTGTTATGCGCTCGACGGTTGATGCGTCGTCGGGGATTGTTAAGGATAAGACGCCCTCGGGGCCTATTGATGTTGccgtggaggtggagaagtggAAGGCTGAGTTTGGGGATGAGGCGGCGCAGCTGTTGCACGAGGCGGTTTTGGAGTCCTTGCCGGATTATGAGTATCTTAAGGAGCGGAGGATTGTTGTGTAG
- a CDS encoding uncharacterized protein (CAZy:PL1;~COG:G;~EggNog:ENOG410PKQN;~InterPro:IPR012334,IPR002022,IPR011050;~PFAM:PF00544;~SECRETED:SignalP(1-23)) yields MTLLRHLLTATALLGASVQAAQGVTGSPFGFASGTTGGGDATPAAPSDISQLKTWLSDSTPRVILIDKEFNFLGSEGKCTNCECCKPASNTCGSSGQNAVKQNGSDWCGSYPTLTCTYDNAGIEGLEVASNKSIVGVGSSGVLRGKGLRLVNGVSNIIIQNIHITELNPEFIWGGDAITLDGTNNVWIDHVKINLIGRQMFVAGYEASHSVTISNSEFDGETSWSATCDGHHYWTVLGYGHNDKITFANNYIHHTSGRSPKLEFNSFWHAYNNYWFNNTGHAFDVGKNTRALIEGNVMVQVDTPLLADSNPGAVFAVNTSDVSTCTSTLGRTCVPNTLISSGTLSGSDSSVISSWPSGESDVTVMAASKVASYVKANAGIGKLSNGSGSSSTVGAAATSAVAKRADSDDAPYVPAYSEAGPGASAVPSQPSWSWRTVTNGPAPTGAPSDAPAPQGLGAPVQASNKHHHKGHGRGY; encoded by the exons ATGACTCTCCTTCGTCATCTCCTGACGGCAACTGCCTTGCTTGGAGCTTCAGTCCAGGCAGCGCAGGGTGTCACTGGCTCCCCCTTCGGTTTCGCTAGCGGCAcgactggtggtggtgatgccaCTCCTGCTGCGCCTAGTGACATCAGCCAGCTGAAGACCTGGTTGTCCGACAGCACCCCCCGCGTCATCCTTATCGACAAGGAGTTCAACTTCCTCGGCAGCGAGGGCAAGTGCACCAACTGCGAGTGCTGCAAGCCCGCCTCGAACACCTGCGGCAGCTCTGGTCAGAATGCCGTCAAGCAAAATGGCTCCGACTGGTGCGGTAGCTACCCAACCCTGACCTGCACGTACGACAACGCCGGTATTGAGGGTCTGGAAGTCGCCTCCAACAAGTCCATTGTTGGCGTGGGTAGCTCTGGTGTCCTGCGTGGAAAGGGTTTGCGCCTGGTGAACGGtgtcagcaacatcatcatccagaacatccacatcaccgAGCTCAACCCCGAGTTCATCTGGGGTGGTGACGCTATCACCCTCGACGGCACCAACAACGTCTGGATTGACCACGTCAAGATCAACCTCATTGGTCGTCAGATGTTCGTTGCCGGATACGAAGCCA GTCACAGCGTGACTATCTCGAACAGCGAATTTGATGGTGAGACCAGCTGGTCTGCGACTTGCGACGGCCACCACTACTGGACTGT TCTCGGATACGGTCACAACGACAAGATCACCTTCGCCAACAACTACATCCACCACACTTCGGGCCGTTCCCCCAAGCTCGAGTTCAACAGCTTCTGGCACGCGTACAACAACTACTGGTTCAACAACACCGGCCATGCCTTCGATGTTGGCAAGAACACCCGTGCTCTGATCGAGGGTAATGTGATGGTCCAGGTCGACACTCCCCTCTTGGCCGACAGCAACCCCGGTGCCGTTTTCGCCGTGAACACCAGCGATGTCTCCACTTGCACCAGCACCCTCGGACGCACCTGCGTCCCCAACACCTTGATTAGCTCGGGTACTCTCTCCGGCAGTGACAGCTCTGTGATCAGCAGCTGGCCCTCTGGTGAGTCCGACGTCACCGTCATGGCCGCTAGCAAGGTTGCTTCCTACGTCAAGGCCAACGCCGGTATTGGTAAGCTTAGCAACGGATCTGGATCCTCCAGCACCGTCGGCGCGGCTGCCACCTCCGCTGTCGCCAAGCGTGCCGACTCTGACGATGCGCCCTATGTTCCGGCCTACTCTGAGGCTGGCCCCGGCGCCTCTGCCGTCCCCAGCCAGCCCTCCTGGTCTTGGAGAACGGTCACCAACGGCCCTGCACCCACTGGAGCTCCCTCTGATGCCCCCGCCCCCCAGGGTCTTGGTGCTCCTGTCCAGGCTTCGAACAAGCACCACCACAAGGGTCACGGCCGTGGCTACTAA
- a CDS encoding uncharacterized protein (COG:S;~EggNog:ENOG410Q22F), with amino-acid sequence MVFNWFKSSKEESSATQQPSWDANTMTMQQPSSPEAPSTERVVTQQPNTQEEMKMGLRGGGAGDVCCGVCAGLLCFECCEECC; translated from the exons ATGGTCTTCAACTGGTTCAAGTCTTCCAAGGAGGAGTCCTCCGCTACCCAACAACCCTCCTGGGACGCCAACACCATGACCATGCAGCAGCCTTCTAGCCCCGAGGCTCCTTCTACTGAGCGCGTTGTTACGCAGCAGCCT AACACCCAGGAAGAAATGAAGATGGGTctgcgtggtggtggtgccggtgATGTGTGCTGCGGAGT TTGCGCCGGTCTTCTCTGCTTCGAGTGCTGCGAGGAGTGCTGCTAA